The Lutibacter profundi region TAAACGTATCCATTCAATTCCATCAATTTTAGCTAGTTCTTTTAATAAATCGGCTAAGGCTCTTTTTTTGTAGATATCTAATCCGTAATACGTTAAATCTTGAGCAATTAAAATCAGTTCTTTAATTCCTTTTTTAGCCAATTTAGTGGCTTCAATCACTAAATTTTCAATTGGAGTTGAAACGTGCTTACCACGCATTAAAGGAATTGCACAAAATGAACAAGGACGATCACAACCTTCAGCAATTTTTAAATACGCATAGTGTGTAGGTGTTGTTGTTAAACGTTCACCTATTAATTCATGCTTGTAATCTGCCTCTAAAACCTTTAATAAATTTGGTAAATCGTGAGTTCCAAAATACTCATCAACATTTGGTATTTCTTTTTGTAAATCTGGTTTATATCGTTCGCTTAAACAACCTGAAACATACACTCTATCTACTTCTCCTAATTCCTTTTTGTTTACATAATGTAAAATAGTATTTATGGATTCTTCCTTCGCATCACCAATAAAACCACAGGTATTTATAACAACAATATTACCTTCATCATTTTCATCTTCATGAACCACATTTTTATTGTTTGCCTTTAGCTGTCCCATAAGTACTTCACTATCGTACACATTTTTAGAACATCCTAAAGTAACAACATTTATTTTATTTTCTTTTTTTGATTTGGTACGCATCTTATCTATTTAAGGAGCGCAAAAATACTACTTTTTAGTTGTAAACCAATAGTTTACTATAACTACTTTATTAATAGTCTTTTGGTTGTTTACGAATCTTAGATATTTGCTCAAAAGCATAACCCATTTGTAATAATTTTTGTTCTTGAAATGGCTTTGCTATAAAGGTTAAACTAATTGGTTCACCAGAATTTTGATACCCCATTGGCACAGTTAAACAAGGATATTTTGCAACCGCAGCAAAACCTGCATGATAATTATTTATTGATAAAACAGCATCTAAATTAAGTGAATCCATTGGTTTTTTAAAAAATGTTACACCATTTTCATGTAAATTCTGCTTTATTGTTTTAAATGAGGTAATTGAAGTTGTGTCGCTTACAATTCCATCAAATAATTGTTGTCCGTAAGGTGCTCTTTTTAATGAATCTTGCAGATTTAAATCAATAACATCTTGAACAGAAGTAACTGAAATACTTTTATCTGCATCGTTTTTAAGATAGTGAGGTAAATCGTTTTTCATATCTACATTCAACAAAGTTCTAAAACCTTCTAAGCCTATTTTTGGAGGATCAAATTCTATAATTTCAGCACCCGCTTCTCTTATTTTATGTACTGCAATTGAATAGATTGAATCTGATAATAGTTGTTTAACTATGCCAAATCTTTTACCTTTAAGCGTTGATTTTGATAAATTTTTTAAATAATCAATATTCATATTGTTACCCTTTGTTGCTAGATCTCTAGAATCTTCACCTGTCATAGCTGCCAAAAAAATAGCATTGTCAATTACATTTTTTGTCATTGGCCCAGGAGTATCAAGTGTACTAGAAATTGGAATAATTCCAGTTCTACTTAACAAACCAACGGTTGGCTTTAAACCTACTACAGAATTTTTACTTGAAGGTGATAAAATAGAACCTGATGTTTCAGTACCAACAGCTGCTACTGCATAGTTAGCAGCAACACTTACACCACTTCCTGCACTTGAGCCACCTGTTTCAAAAATTTTTCTTCCATAAGGGTTTAAGGTTTGTCCGCCAATTGCACTATAACCAACCGGACAACCACTACAAAAATAGTATGCCCATTCACTTAAATTGGCTTTACCTAGAATTAGTGCTCCACTTTCTTTTAATTTTTGAACAATAAAAGCATCATCTGTATTTTTATTCTCTTTCAAAGCAAAGGCTCCGGCAGTAGTTGGCATACCTTTGGTATTTATGTTATCTTTTAACAGTATTGGTAAACCATATAATGAATAAGAGGTATCATAAGGTCTATTTTTATCTTTTTCACGTGCTTCTTGAATTACGCTTGGGTTTAATGAAATTATGCTATGCAACGCCAATTGGTTGTTACTTTCAAATTTTCTAATTCTATACAAATAGAATAACACTATTTCTTCATAAGATAAAATTCCTTTTACTACT contains the following coding sequences:
- the rimO gene encoding 30S ribosomal protein S12 methylthiotransferase RimO; protein product: MRTKSKKENKINVVTLGCSKNVYDSEVLMGQLKANNKNVVHEDENDEGNIVVINTCGFIGDAKEESINTILHYVNKKELGEVDRVYVSGCLSERYKPDLQKEIPNVDEYFGTHDLPNLLKVLEADYKHELIGERLTTTPTHYAYLKIAEGCDRPCSFCAIPLMRGKHVSTPIENLVIEATKLAKKGIKELILIAQDLTYYGLDIYKKRALADLLKELAKIDGIEWIRLHYAFPTGFPLDVLEVIHNEPKVCNYLDIPLQHINDDILKSMRRGTSHEKTTNLIAEFRKSVPNMAIRTTLIVGYPGETEENFQELKDWIQEMRFERLGAFAYSHEENTTAADLEDNVPEEVKQQRVNEIMDIQSQISFELNQEKVDKIFKVLIDRKDGNQFVGRTEFDSPDVDNEVLIDATKHYVQVGKFAAIKITSATEFDLYGEPA
- a CDS encoding amidase family protein, which gives rise to MKKIVVILGIMLIVISCKKKELPVVFTTYDETSEIAEQQNHEIKRMQLKLIQSNYLDMNEVFKPFENELAYFSEEDYNNLMPYIIEQDIPSIQESVVKGILSYEEIVLFYLYRIRKFESNNQLALHSIISLNPSVIQEAREKDKNRPYDTSYSLYGLPILLKDNINTKGMPTTAGAFALKENKNTDDAFIVQKLKESGALILGKANLSEWAYYFCSGCPVGYSAIGGQTLNPYGRKIFETGGSSAGSGVSVAANYAVAAVGTETSGSILSPSSKNSVVGLKPTVGLLSRTGIIPISSTLDTPGPMTKNVIDNAIFLAAMTGEDSRDLATKGNNMNIDYLKNLSKSTLKGKRFGIVKQLLSDSIYSIAVHKIREAGAEIIEFDPPKIGLEGFRTLLNVDMKNDLPHYLKNDADKSISVTSVQDVIDLNLQDSLKRAPYGQQLFDGIVSDTTSITSFKTIKQNLHENGVTFFKKPMDSLNLDAVLSINNYHAGFAAVAKYPCLTVPMGYQNSGEPISLTFIAKPFQEQKLLQMGYAFEQISKIRKQPKDY